One Gloeobacter morelensis MG652769 DNA window includes the following coding sequences:
- a CDS encoding glycosyltransferase, with amino-acid sequence MSSSLFDVLTTGVVYFSLAFLMAALLTVYEKVFAAKAGLRGAVAFALGNGPAALVAGYLSPHGWEILVPLGVAAAAQILIRRWMVHFSASGRLLLVNNFLLALTVLAWGVNFIVNLDISLLTRMLMLAGYPLLVLMLPIGVIASLEQWEVLTRKRWLRPRTVKPIGEREHYPKVCLQVPCYAEPPEVVMATLDRLAALRYPNFEVMVIDNNTKDPHLWKPVEAYCEQLGERFRFFHVDPLAGAKAGALNWAMDRVAGDVEIIGVIDADYHAEADFLSALLGHFDDPRMGFVQTPHDYREWENSLYQRMCYWEYKTFFATTMPSLNEKDAGLTVGTMCLIRRRALDEAGGWSEWCQTEDSELAIRIHALGYTSVFVPQTFGRGLIPETFAGYKKQRFRWTFGPVQEFKQHLRLFLPQPWAEPSELRSIQKLHHMNHGLGPFTTGLSFLMMPVNLAVLVSMLVQGETVAAPRSLWIAAVCATVAGWLLTWLIHRVEMGCSLRDTIGALLAKQALYHTMITASVMGLFVGRIPWRRTDKFKSLPSGLVALASARTELLLGIGCLGLGLAICLAQPASSLLLLLGIGLLFQSLNYLPAPLLALRAEYELQAAQSDALLSPQIPVRKLSVPVRPVAAGAALAGGVAVIAGAWLAQPQPGAPPVVVKSAAPASRPVIVKTSPAKFDDEHVPAKQPPVATRQAYLQVSSGAVSTPVLSTAASGSPADGRTDRRPSLPTSGSRTTAMVGNPSASSVPSDLDFHYALAPSESEAGITEPTSIQLLAVSTPIISDCYDQDFKKRDYRCRNRKN; translated from the coding sequence TACGAGAAGGTGTTTGCCGCCAAGGCCGGACTGAGAGGAGCGGTTGCCTTCGCCCTGGGTAACGGCCCGGCGGCGCTGGTGGCCGGGTATCTTTCTCCCCACGGTTGGGAAATCCTGGTGCCGCTGGGAGTAGCCGCCGCCGCTCAGATTCTGATCCGCCGCTGGATGGTCCACTTCAGCGCTTCCGGCCGTCTGTTGCTGGTTAACAATTTCTTGCTTGCCCTCACGGTTCTCGCGTGGGGTGTGAACTTCATTGTCAATCTCGACATCAGCCTCCTCACCAGGATGCTGATGCTGGCGGGCTACCCGCTGCTTGTCTTGATGCTGCCCATCGGCGTCATCGCTTCGCTAGAGCAGTGGGAGGTACTGACCCGCAAGCGCTGGCTCAGGCCGCGCACCGTCAAGCCGATCGGCGAGCGGGAGCACTATCCGAAGGTGTGTCTGCAGGTACCCTGCTACGCCGAACCACCGGAGGTGGTGATGGCCACCCTCGACCGGCTCGCCGCCCTGCGCTACCCCAACTTCGAAGTGATGGTGATCGACAACAATACCAAAGATCCCCACCTCTGGAAGCCTGTTGAGGCTTACTGCGAGCAGCTGGGCGAGCGCTTTCGCTTCTTCCATGTCGATCCGCTCGCCGGGGCGAAGGCAGGGGCGCTCAACTGGGCCATGGACCGGGTCGCGGGCGATGTCGAAATCATCGGCGTTATCGACGCCGACTACCACGCCGAAGCGGATTTTCTCAGTGCACTGCTCGGTCACTTCGACGATCCGCGCATGGGCTTCGTGCAGACGCCCCACGACTACCGCGAATGGGAAAATAGCCTTTACCAGCGCATGTGCTACTGGGAGTACAAGACGTTTTTTGCCACGACGATGCCCAGCCTCAACGAAAAAGACGCCGGGCTCACCGTCGGGACGATGTGCCTGATTCGCCGCCGGGCGCTCGATGAGGCGGGCGGGTGGTCGGAATGGTGCCAGACCGAGGATTCGGAGCTGGCCATTCGCATCCATGCGCTGGGTTACACCTCGGTATTCGTACCCCAAACCTTTGGCCGCGGGCTGATTCCCGAGACGTTTGCCGGCTACAAGAAGCAGCGCTTCCGCTGGACCTTCGGGCCGGTGCAGGAGTTCAAGCAGCATCTGCGGCTCTTTTTGCCCCAACCCTGGGCTGAACCTTCCGAGTTGCGGTCCATCCAGAAGCTGCACCACATGAACCATGGCCTGGGTCCCTTCACCACCGGCCTGTCGTTTTTGATGATGCCCGTCAACCTGGCGGTGCTCGTCTCGATGCTGGTGCAAGGGGAGACGGTTGCCGCACCCCGCAGCCTCTGGATTGCCGCCGTTTGCGCGACGGTCGCAGGCTGGTTGCTCACCTGGCTCATTCACCGCGTCGAAATGGGTTGCTCGCTGCGCGACACCATCGGTGCCCTCCTCGCCAAGCAGGCGCTCTACCACACGATGATCACCGCGAGCGTGATGGGGCTGTTTGTCGGCCGCATTCCGTGGCGGCGCACCGACAAGTTTAAGTCGCTGCCCAGCGGCCTGGTCGCCCTCGCCTCCGCCCGCACCGAGTTGCTCCTGGGGATTGGCTGTCTGGGTCTGGGGCTCGCCATTTGTTTGGCCCAGCCGGCCTCGAGCCTGCTGCTGCTTCTGGGAATTGGGCTGTTGTTCCAGAGCCTGAACTATCTGCCCGCGCCGCTTCTGGCGCTGCGCGCCGAGTACGAGTTGCAGGCGGCCCAAAGCGATGCGCTGCTCTCCCCCCAGATTCCCGTGCGCAAGCTGTCCGTTCCGGTCCGTCCGGTGGCAGCCGGTGCCGCCCTCGCCGGTGGTGTGGCGGTGATCGCCGGTGCCTGGCTTGCGCAGCCGCAGCCCGGCGCGCCACCGGTGGTGGTCAAGTCTGCCGCCCCCGCCAGTCGCCCCGTGATAGTCAAAACTTCGCCCGCAAAGTTCGACGATGAGCACGTTCCTGCCAAGCAGCCGCCCGTGGCTACCCGTCAGGCGTACCTGCAGGTCTCTTCGGGCGCGGTAAGCACACCGGTGCTGAGCACGGCGGCAAGCGGGTCGCCTGCGGACGGGCGGACCGACCGGCGTCCTTCCTTGCCCACCTCCGGTTCCCGCACAACGGCTATGGTGGGCAATCCATCTGCCTCCAGCGTGCCGAGCGACCTCGATTTCCATTACGCTCTTGCCCCAAGCGAGAGCGAAGCGGGCATCACAGAACCCACCTCGATCCAGCTGCTGGCCGTCAGCACTCCGATCATTTCTGACTGCTACGACCAGGATTTTAAAAAGCGCGATTACCGCTGCCGCAATCGCAAAAACTAG